Below is a window of Candidatus Bathyarchaeia archaeon DNA.
TATGACCAAAGCAAATGCATGCTAGAGATCGACTCGAAACCCCTGATTGAATACAGTCTCGACTCTGCCGTTGCTACAAGGGCGCAGGAACTAGTCATCGTAGTCGGTCACAGAGCAGATGAAATAATGAAAAGATACGGAAGGGAGTACAGAGGCAGACCTATACAATACGCTTTACAGGAGAATCAGAATGGGCTTGTCCATGCTATTGAATGCGCGGAGAAGCCCATTGCCGGAGAGGACTTTCTATTACTTCTCGGGGACGAAATAATGCTCAGACCCTGCCACGAAGCGATGATTCATCAATTCGTGGCTCAGAGGCCGTTTGCGATATGTGGCGTGCTTATCGAGAAGCGTAGACATCGAATAAGTAAAACCTACTCAATCATTCAAGATGAGTCTAGAAAAATCTGTAGGCTGATCGAAAAGCCGCGGAATCCCGCGAATGACTGGATGGGCACAGGCAGTTGCATATTTAGGAATGAAATCTACTCTTATGTCGAGCGTACCCCCTTGAATCAGAACAGAGGCGAAAGAGAACTCCCTGATTTGATCCAATGCGCGATTGACGACGGTGAAGAGATAAAGTCGTTCACGATATGTGAAAAATATTTCAACATCAACTCTCCAGAAGATCTGCGAGAGGCAACAGAGAATTCTCTACTGCTATCGCCTACAAGCTCTTAGTTCAGGGTTGTTACGAATTCTCGCGCCAACTGGAGGTTGGATCCCTCTCTTCGGCACGCCTTCCTCAACACCCACTCCCCTGAGAGCTCGCCCTTTCGAATTCGTAGTTCATAATTTCTGGCATCAATCCGGCTATGGTTAAACCGACAAGAAGCATCTCCGGATCTTCCTCCTAACGATCATCGACTACGCCGCCCTAGCAACAAACCTCCACCTGACCCCACTCTTCCGTCTCCCCACCCTCCTAGTCATCTTCGCATTCTCCTTCCTGATCGTCTGCCGACAGCTTTTCGTCTTCCGAGAGACTGACTTCGAACTCTTAGGGAATGCTCTTCCCGATGCGTTGAGGTCGGTTTTAGTAGTGGAGCGCCTCCTTGTTCGGGAGAGAGTGGATTCGGAAAAAATTGGGGATTAGTATTTGAGGGGCTTTCTGGTCTCAGTAGCTGATGGTTCCGGTGAAGGTGCCCGAGAAGGTTCCTCCTGTCATTGAGGTCTGAACGATAGTAACGTGAGCTGTCGTTGAGCCCGAGGCATCTGAAAATCGACCTGTACCTCCAGTGATAGTGCTAGATGCGGTAAGCTGGAAAACGTGTGGATTGGAAGTCGGACAGAAAACGTCATTCGCGGTTTCGAAAAGCTTGTCACCATTTGCTGCCGTAGTAGTGACCTGTTCTTTTGCGGTGAATCCTCCGCATTCTGACGGGCCACCCATGGTGCTTGTTGCCTCAAAGACTACCTTTCCGAGATGCGATTCATGCCCCTCACCCGATATGGACGCCGTGGTTTGGGATGTGAGGGTAAAGGTGCCTGAAACAGTTGCGCTGTAAGGTCTTGAATGTGTAGCGAATGCAGCTGGAAACGCACCGAGCACCATCAGAACGGCTAGGGTAATGGGAACCAGAATCATTCTTTTCATTCTTCTTCTATACACCTCCCTTTCCAGTCGGTTTGTCGGAGGACCCAGCGGCTTTCGAGTCTCGGAGAGTGAACCGTTTTACATCAACTTACGCTGAAGGGGCGAATTGTGTAGACCCATGGCGGCTGCGTCGAACGCAATGGGTCGTAGCCGGATGCAGAACCGCGCCTCTTTGATTATGAGTATTTCACAGTTGTGCTATCTGTGGAATGAAAAAGATGTAAGAAGCGTCCCATCGCAAGGATTCCATTGTCAAAGTGTTCTTGGATAACATTATATTGACAATAGGGACGACCAGTTCCTTAATGTTGATTGCGAATGGACATTATCGGGGCATGAGCGAGGATTCCACTGGTTGGCTTTCCTTTATGGCGAGTTAGGAGCTGGGCTAGCCACAGGCGCTCCTTCGCAACCAGCGGGAGCAACAGATGCCAACCGCGTAGGCGGTTCGCCTGCACAAACTCCACAACCGCGGTTTGAAAGACAGTCACAGGCGGCCGGAATAACCCGCGACTCCGACGCACTAAGGGCCCGCGGAAAACCGGCCGGCCTTGGGAGGCGACTGGCATCAATCATCCGGTATGAGTCTACCTGGGACCGGAGGAAATTCTGGCCCTACGGATCGACAGCTCTGATCCTGTTTTTCAGCCTGGCTATCATACTGATTCTCAGTCTAATCCCAGCGTCGATCTCCGGCGAGCTAAGGGCTTCAGGGTGGATGTACAGCATCGTCGTTCTCGTAGGTCTCCCAACAGGTTTCCTCGCCTTCCTTGTCGGAGAGGCCTCTACGTCAGGGACCATTGGTCATGAACGGGACAAAGGGACTCTGGCAAATCTTCTCGTCCAGCCCCTCCGCCGCTCCGAGGTCTTCCTTGGAAAATACCTCGCCAAGTTGATCTGGTTCCTAGTTCTCTCCACCGCTATCGTGGTCCTAATGCTCGTCTCATCGAGGATACTCTTGGGGCCCCAGATCCATATTCAATACGCACCCATCATTATCCTAGATCTGACCCTGACATTTCTCTTCTTCGCAGCTCTCGCTCAATTCCTAAGCTGTTTCTTCCGCCGATCAAGAACAGTCTTCTTCATCATAGTCCTAATGTGGCTTGTAGTGACCATAACCACAAGCACCTTGACCGGACTGACACTTCTATCATCCGTGTCTAGCGGAAAGACTCCCGCCCTCGTCGGGTGGCTCCTTACCTTTAACCCGCTGAGCTACTCCGACATGACTCTTGCAGGGACTGTGTTGTATCTGGCTCCGCTCAGCATTTTATCGTCCAGTACCATGTTCTCTGGGCCCGGGTACGTTCTGGGATCCATTGGCTTCGGGACGCTTGGCTTTGCCGAGAAAAGTACGATAGGCCTTCTCTTCGGCACACTGGGCTTCTTGGCACTAGGCTGGATTGCGTTCCGGCGAATCGAGATCACAGGATGAGTAAGACATTGACATCCTCCTCACCAGGTCCCGCGCTCACGGTTGAAGGCCTCACCAAACTCTACGGAGGATCTGGAAACGGTGTGAGGGACTTGAAGCTAAGCGTTCCCCGCGGCAGCCTTCACGGTTTTCTGGGCCGAAATGGTGCCGGAAAGACAACAACAATGAAGTGCATCATGGGACTCCTCCGCCGAGACAAAGGTCGATTTTCACTTTTCGGGGAACCCTACGATCCATTCCGCAGCTTCCAGCTTCGTCGGCGAATCGGGTACTCTCCCGAGCTCCCCACGTTTCCCGCCCATCTCAAAGGTCGCGAGGTACTTGAGCAGTATGGGCGGATGCGAGGACTCAGGAAGACTGAAGCTCGTTATGAAACATCTCTCCTCCTACGCCAGCTCGAGCTGACCGAGGCAGCCGACCAGAAGGCAATGACGTACAGTAAGGGTATGAAGGCGAAACTTGGAATCGCAATCGCGATGCTCGGCGACCCAGAGTTGCTAATCCTAGATGAGCCCACCTCTGGCCTCGACCCTGTCGCCATCTCGGATCTCCGAAAGCTGTTGCGCGGCCTCGTCTCTGGGGCAGAGGGAGGCCGGACCGTTCTATTGTCATCTCATCAGATGTACGAAGTCCAGCAGCTCTGTACAAGCGTCACAATCATCGACCAGGGCGTCACCAAGGCCGAGGGACACCTCATTCAATTAATGCAACAGGTGAAGAGAAGCTCCGCTTACCGTGCAGAGTTCGCCCGCTTGGATGAGCCGCTCGTAGCCGCGATACGGTCGCTCCCCGACGTGTCAACCGTTGAACCTGCTTCAGGAGTCTCAAAGACGCTACGGATACAGGCCAAGCCCAACGTCGATCTACGCGAGACCTTGGCACGGCTCGCCGTCAACCAGGGCACGCTTCTGCTATCCTGCGAACAGGAGACGCTTGCGGTCGAAGACGTGTTTCTCTCATTCGTACAGGCCTAGACCCCTGAAGATCGTAGAGGCCCAAGATGCCTCGACTCTACGAGTGAGCTGGCTCAGCGTGTCTTAGTATTGGCGAGGAATAAATAGGAAAGAAAAGGGGACTTGTAAGCCCGCAAATCGACCACCCTCAGTCGAAGGAGAGAGGTTGTTGATTGACCTATCCCGGTGGGCTATTGTCGATGATACGAGTGAAAGGGAATATTGACCCTAGTCAGAGTCGCCACAATTCGTCTGTTGCGAAGAATTCTGCCCGTCCGCGTTGCAATCATGAGTATCTAGGTTCCTAACAATTGGAAAACCGAAGCTAGATTCGCTGGTACCCCAGGAGGAAAGTGCTATACGTGCAGCCCCCAAGGCACCTATTCGGCTGTCGGTGATGTTCCAGTAGCCAACTCCGTCGATCGAGATCTTTAGGTTGTCCCCTCGGAAAACCATCTTGACGGTGTGCGGGTCGAAGGGGCTGAGACTTGTTTGGATCCCGTTATTTGTGTAAGTGGTCGAGGTGGAAATCACTAGGTTGATTATGCCGTTGGTCCAGATATCCATGAATACCTTGTTGGAAAAGTCAACATACTTTCCATTGGCGCGTGCAGTATAATAGGGACAGCAAGTCGAACCTGTGCCAATCGTATTGATCGTCTGCATCCTAAAGATCACAGTTCGATCCGAAGCGAACGTTTGACTTGAGACAACCTCCGCTGAGACGCCCTGCCCCGTCAAGCCGGTACTATTGATCGCCCAATAACCTTGCAGGACCGTCCAGCTGACGACCTCGTGGCGTTGTGATGAATCCGTGGCAGAAGAGGAGGGAGCTAGAACCGTCATGAGAACTAGAGCAATTACTAGGAGATAGATCTTCATCGATCGTCGGCATCCGCCGGCAGAGTATTAAATCCATCCCTGTCCAAGTGGCCAATGAAACACTATCGGCGTAGTTGCGCGGGTAGCTCGCAAAGAGCTGGTTGGTTTTCTTCAGCCCGTAGCTCATCTGCACTGACATAAGAATTTGGCCTCCTGTTCCAAGCGCACTAAAGCCAACTCTCGATTATGTTGAAAACCTTAGTTCGCGAAAAAGTTAGCCTAGACGAAACATGATCTAGGAGACCGTCCGGTCACTGAGTAACGCAATAGTATTTTCAATGTTCCAAGTGCCTCTTTCTATTTCAATCCTGAGATACCGGAGGTGTTAAATTGCGATGGAGAACGGAACTCAAAGCACAACTTTGTCGAAGATAAAGAGTAGGTTGCTCCTAATCGCGGTGCTCCTCTTGGGCGCTATTTGGATAATGCCGTTCCAGAATGTTCATGCTTCGCCTGTCGCGACGAGGCTTCCCGGTGTCAAAGTGGGCGACAACGCGACCTATGCCTATGCAAGCCTTGCCTTCCAAACTAGTAATGCGACAGCGTTTCAAAACCCCAACGGTTTCTTGAGCAGCGTCAGCCAAATAACAGCTCGAATTACAGGAGTGTCGGGAACGAACGTAACTTTTGCGGCTACTTACTATTTCCCGAACGGAACATCATTTCTCTTCGATTCGGTGAATACTGACGTGCAAACTCAGAGCTCTTGTATCACATTCTACCTCGTGACTGGTTCCTATTCCTTCTGTAGCCTCGAGAACATCCAGAACGGCGGCTCAGTGAGTCTTATCGCAGCTGGGTTACAAGCACCCGACGCTATCGGAGCAAATCCGTCTGTAATCCTGAACCAGACAGTGACCCGGACAATTCTTGGAGCTCAGAGAACACTAAACTTTCTGAATCTCACATCGGTCACACAGGGAGGATTCCTGTGTCCCTTCGGGACAATTATTCTTGCCTGCACGTCTACTTTGACCATGGGGGTAGCTTGGGACCAGGCATCTGGAATCCCGGTGCAAGAGATAATCTCTGTTTCTGCCACATCACCAGTGGGCACTGCAACCTGGCTCCAGGAGCCTGTACTCGTGGGTACGAACATTTGGACAGGATCAACCCCAGATTTCAGCATGACATCCGACCCGTCCGCAGTCACCCTCCAGAAAGGGGAGGAAGGGTCCTCAATTGTCACTCTGACAAGCTCGAACGGTTTCGCCGCGACGGTTAATCTGCAAGCTTCGACATCTTCCCCCAAGCTTTCATGCTCGCTCAGCGATACGAGCGTCACGCTCAACCCCTCTGGCACCTCATCTTCAACGATTTCCTGTCGTGGCTCAAAGGGCACCTACACTGTAACGGTAATGGCCACTGTAGCAGACCTGTCACATTCGACAACACTAACTTACATTGTCCTAAGTGGACAACACAGACATCATGACAACGACGACTGACAACAATGGCATTGTAACGGGACCCTTTTTTTTCCAAATCGTTCATCGTATCTTAGCTGCTGAGAGTAGGCTTGTTCCCACCTAGCACCTCTCTCGCGATTGCCCATCCTCGTAGTCGTGTTCATTCTCAGCTTCTCACAATATCCCGAGCCCTTTCGGTTTTCACTGAAGCCAACTTCAAACTCTTAGAGGATGCTGTTCCTAGCTTGCCGAGACCGTCTCTAGAAGTCATCGAATGCTTCTTAGTCTGTAGAAGCGGGGATCTAACCCGAGGGATTCTCAAGCATTGAGACTTGGCCGAGCGGTTCCTACTATTTTCATGCTGTCAATCCTGGCCGTATCAATCGGTCTCGCACTCCAACCAGCGGCTGCCACTGGGTCCGGTATCACAATAGACAATTTCCTTGTCCAGCCGATCACGGGCGTTTCTGGCGGTCAACGACTCATCAACGTCACTGTCGGGATCACCAACTCTGGGACGGTTGCTCAGAACTTTACCATCAAACTCGTTTGGGACGACACTACTGTCACGAGCCAGAAGGTCACAAACTTCGCGCCTGGAGCCAGACGGTTGTTCACATTGGCTCAATCGGTAGCCTTCGATCCGACGACCGGCCATTACGTCGGGGTGTCCGCGGGAGATGCCTGGGTGGCCATCCCGGTTTATCGGCCTCCAGGCTATGGGACTGGCTCTTCCAATCTTCCACGGTGGAATGACGAGGCCAGTCTCGCCGTTGGTTTGGCTGTGGCAATCAGCATCTCCATTACTCTGATTCTGTTGAAGATATCTCGGAGAGTCAAGGCGACTCCTTCGGTTACCCCTGCTCCTCCTCAATGTTGTCTACTTTAGCACAACCTAGAAGAACCACGCGCCAAGAAACACCTACATCCCAGTTGACAGAGACCGCGACCGTCTTCAATGTCCGGTGCGGGCTCGTTTCGGACTAGAGGAAGATGGTTTCTTCTGATAGGTCTTTGAAGTGGGGGTCTCCGGTAACTATTCTCGAGTTGGACCGTCTAGCTGTGGCTAGAATTATCGAGTCGGCCATTCCCCAGCCTTTCACCCGTTTCTTTCTTTCGAAGTTGAGCTCCCCCGCTGCACGCGCAAGCTCCTCTTCCAGAGGAACGATGCTGGTACGCGCTCTCACGAAGTCGTATTTGGATCCGAACTCACGGTCCAGTCTCCTATACTTCTCCGAAAGCTCGGCCACGACAATGGCAGGGGTGACCGCGAGCCCGTTGTGCAAGAAATCCTGAACCTTCACGCCGGCACTGGTTCCGTTGAAATATTCAATCCAGGCAAAAGAGTCCAAGACGACGGCCCGCTGGCGTGCCATTTGGCCTTACCGCTCAGTGGGCATCTTTCGTGATCCCTTCGTGTTCCCTTAAAGTCAACTGTACCTTTCGGTGTCTGTCCACTCCGAACATCGAGCTAGGAACCCGGAGATTCTGGTCCATCAGTTTCTTGATCAACTCGTCAAAGCTCTTAGCGTCCCCTGCCTCTAACAACTTCTTCATTCTCTCCCAGGTCTCTTCCCTAACCGCAACCGTCTTGGCCATAGTTTCACGTGATACATAATGCATAGTGCAAAATATATTGTTTCCGAGGCGCCTCCACCTAGGACCCCTCTAAAGCCGAGCTATAGGCTTCAATGAACAAGTTCTCCTTCTTTACCAAGCTAACGCGTTTCACCGTACGCCGGTCGCGAACACTACTGGTGCTGTGAAATTCACCTGGTGACCATCGTAGTATTTGCTCCATGCCCGGGAAATCTCCTGACCTGCGGTTTTTCTCTGTTCGGGGGTTAAGGTCTTGATCGTTTTGCGGAAGAATATCGCTCCGTCATGTACCATTTCCCATGCTTGTTCTGGAGAGCCTCGAAATGGGAACGAGATGTTCCTCGCCTCCTGGTGGACCTGTTTGAAGCCAGCTTGACTCAGTGCTCGAGACAGTTTTCCGGGTTCTGAGAAAGATGATGGGAGAGAGATCGCAGGATCTGGCGCTGATGATTTTGAATATTTCATCAGGACCTCGAGGACGATTGTCTTGCGAGGATCTCCTTCTGAGGGTCCCCACGCCACAAGTGCGACGCGACCGTTTGGCTTGAGCACTCTGCGCATCTCAGTCAGTGCCCGCTGAACATTTCGCGCGTACATTATGCCGAAACGGCAAGTAACAATGTCGAATGTCTCATCCGGAAGCTGTTGGTTTTCCATGTCCACCTCCTGGAAACTAATGTTTGAGAGTCCCTCATCGACCGCCTTCTCCTTCGCCACCGCCAATAGTTTAGAGGAGAGGTCGGTTGCGGTTACATGCCCAGTAGGTCCTACGACTCTTGCAATGTCTAGAGCAGGAGACCCACTTCCACTTGCAAGATCCAACACGTTCCCTCCAGGCCTAATCCGGGCAAGTCTGATCAGCGCCTCATTCGTGGCTCTACCCGAAATCTCGCCTTGCACTCTCCACTTGCGTGCTGCAGCGACACCATCATCCCATTCTAGAGGGGGCTCTACGTTCGACGAATCAGTACTAGACATTACTGGGCCCGGCCTTCATTCCGAACTAAAAGCTTGGGCCCCCCGTTGAGAGTCCATGAGCAAACACGAATCCCCCTCTTCTCCTTTCCAAAGAATGGCGGCTTTTCTCTTGGTGTCCTTTTTCGGTGCTGAGAGCAGGCTTGTTCCCAGCCCTGCGCAGGGAGAACCGCTTTCCTCAACACCATGGACTCCGATACCTTAGGGAAGCCAGAATGTTTGTAGCTTATGATTCCTAGCTCGGTTCATAGATGGGCCCTTAAACTAATACACTGGCGGGCGGTCGCTCACTCCTCGTCCCGACCTTGTGACTTGAACGCAGGTCCAGTCTAGCGAAGCGAGTCCCCAGGATAGACCGAACCGCTGGTCGAATCGTTCTCAGACCCGCTGTGGTCAGGTACCGAGACTATTCCCAGGAATTGTTGCTGATTATTCCCGGCATTCCTACCCTGATCATAGTTCGATGCAAACAGAACGTACGCCTTCCCCTCAGCCAAGGCCAATCCAAAATAGTCTCCAATGAAAGTCTCACTTCCCCTCGGTCCACCAGGACGGGGAAGCTGGCGAGTGGTCGATCCAGGATTCTGTGGATCCCAAGTTGCATGAGACACGCGAACGTTCGAGCCCAAAGACTCCAAACCCCGAGGACCGTCCTTGTAGAACTGGATCGAGGTGTTTATGCAGAAATTGGCTCTGCCAAAGTCAGCTGTCAAGATGTTCGGGTCCCCTGACGGGCATTGTAGTCTTCGATCGTAGAATGTCACCGCTACGATCCCATCAGGAGATGCGGCAATAGTAGGCTGGAACTGGTCAGTACCATCGTCTACGGTGGAAGCATCGTTGACAGAAACCGGACCAGACCAGGATCCGCCACCGTCACGGGACTCTGTAAGCTGAACGTCCAAACCCTTGCCGCCGTCAACCTCCATGGCAACGAACAGATGACCACTAGCCGGGTCAACCGCAAAGTTGTCAGGAAGACCATCACGGAAGGTAGTGTTTGGAAGGACGAACGTTGTCAAGGCCAGGAACGAGGCAGCGAGTCGGGGGGAGGTGAAGGTCACTCCCCCGTCCCGGGAACTCAGAACCCAGACATGAGTCAGTGAAGAGTTGGGATCAGGGAAACTGGAGTATGAAGAGTAAAGAGTTCCATCGGGTCCGGTTCCAAGAAACACAAACGTGTTGTTAGGCCCGTCAGGTGTGTCGCTGCTGATAATAATTGGAGTTGTGAAATGCTCTCCCTTGTCACTGGAGACGCTGAACCAGATCTCAGCATTCCCAAGGCTGTCGATTACTGTCCATCCAACATAGACACGGTCTCGGAACGGGCTGTGGGGATTGGAGTCTACCGCGATCCACTGCTTGTCCGGAGTCACATCGCTAGTGGGAAAGAATGCGAGAGGAAGTCCCTGGTTGGCTAGGTTCCAGTGGAATCCTCCATCGGTCGACCTTACAACGCTAACCTCGGCAGCCGGACAACAATTAGCCGCGTCCCCCGTGGAGTTGTACTTCAGGTTGAAGGCTAGAACCGCCGAGTACAACGCACCGTTCGAGTCAAACGCCACAACGGGATCAGTCGTGTCCGACCAGCCGTTTCGAGGAGCCGAACGACAGTCGAAACCTTGAATGATAGTGTTCTTCCATGACCTTCCTCCATCCCTAGAAACCATTGCGCCATTGTGGAAGAGGTAGTATTGTGGGTTAGAGAAGAACTTCGAAACTCCAACTAGGTGGTTGTGGTCTGTCGGATCGATGACTATCCATGACTCGCTGTGATGATTGTTGTAGGCGGCATTTCGGATGCACTCTTCGCTCGTATCAAATGCGCCTCCCCTGACAGGGAAAGTTGTCTGGATGTTCACAATCCCTGCGTTGGTTTTCTCGTATGTTGAGGCTCTAGCTGGGGGATAGGCAAGAAGTTGCATGGAGAATAGAGCGAGGATGATAAGGACCGTGGTTCTAGAAACAGCCTTCACGGCGAATCTTGCGAGGATTATTACTCGGTGCTTATTCTCTCTATCGGTTCAGGTCTCGGCATTTCAAATAAGATGAAGAAAAATTGACACAAGGCCCTGAAGGATGTTTCACCTAAGCTGGGATTCGGACTAGAGACGTTCCCTTCTAAGCGCGATGCAAAAGACGAGGCCGAGCAGGCCGAAAGCGATGGGGAATACCCAGCCATTGAAGAAGACGAGGCCAAGCAGAAAACCGAGCGTGCAGAGGAAGCCTCCGGAGAGTCCGACGATGCTTTTTGTCAGTGAAATATTTCTCTCTTCGAAATTCCCTGAAAGCCCGAACCTCCAGAGAAGAATCCCGATGGCCAAAAGGGACCCGCCGAAAGCTCCCCAGAAAGCTATACCCCCAAAAAGAATACCGATGAGCGGCAGGGTGAACGGGTAGGTCAGGATCAATCCCCATAAAACATACTTGCCAACAGCCCGCACCAGTTCGAAGACGCGGTCTCGACGTCCAAACCTGCCCGACGTAACGTAGGTGCTGGCGTCGACCTCCCAGAACCTTTTCTTCCTGTCGGGCTCTGACGAATCTGGCATGCGAGGATCCATACTTGCTGAAGCGTAACATTTCTGTCTATCGTAACGTCGATCCTCGGTTGTGAGAAATCGCATCGGCCAAAGGTTCCGAGCTCGGGGCAAGCGAACCCGAACTCCGGGTTCACCTCAACTAGCAATCTGAAGTGAAACCTGCCGGGCTCGTCACCGCCGTGTAGGTGTAGTCATTACAGTTCTAGTCTTGGAGAAGAGAAAGCGAAAACAACAATAGCCAAACCGCGGGTTACAAAGTGGTACTTGGCTCTCATGCTGGTGACGGTTTTTCTGCAGATTGCCTGGTTTTGATCCAGACGATCATTCTGTCAACCCGCTCCTCAAATCCTCCTTGAGGACTGACCAAATTCATGATCAGCTTCATTATCAGTTCATTTTTAATGTAGCCATAGTTCTGTCATGAGCTTGGACAGATAGCGCTGAGGAGTGAAGTCCCTTGGAAACTAAGAAGGTGCTAGTCACAGGCGGAGCCGGATTCATGGGCTCCTGGCTAGTCGACAGTCTCATCGACGCGGGACACGATGTTGTAAGCGCTGACAACCTCCTAGGCGGGAAAAAAGAGAACGTCAACCCTGACTGCAAGTTCGTCAAAGCCGACCTCGTC
It encodes the following:
- a CDS encoding sugar phosphate nucleotidyltransferase; the encoded protein is MKALILAAGRGKRLGNAYDQSKCMLEIDSKPLIEYSLDSAVATRAQELVIVVGHRADEIMKRYGREYRGRPIQYALQENQNGLVHAIECAEKPIAGEDFLLLLGDEIMLRPCHEAMIHQFVAQRPFAICGVLIEKRRHRISKTYSIIQDESRKICRLIEKPRNPANDWMGTGSCIFRNEIYSYVERTPLNQNRGERELPDLIQCAIDDGEEIKSFTICEKYFNINSPEDLREATENSLLLSPTSS
- a CDS encoding ABC transporter permease; its protein translation is MAFLYGELGAGLATGAPSQPAGATDANRVGGSPAQTPQPRFERQSQAAGITRDSDALRARGKPAGLGRRLASIIRYESTWDRRKFWPYGSTALILFFSLAIILILSLIPASISGELRASGWMYSIVVLVGLPTGFLAFLVGEASTSGTIGHERDKGTLANLLVQPLRRSEVFLGKYLAKLIWFLVLSTAIVVLMLVSSRILLGPQIHIQYAPIIILDLTLTFLFFAALAQFLSCFFRRSRTVFFIIVLMWLVVTITTSTLTGLTLLSSVSSGKTPALVGWLLTFNPLSYSDMTLAGTVLYLAPLSILSSSTMFSGPGYVLGSIGFGTLGFAEKSTIGLLFGTLGFLALGWIAFRRIEITG
- a CDS encoding ABC transporter ATP-binding protein; the encoded protein is MSKTLTSSSPGPALTVEGLTKLYGGSGNGVRDLKLSVPRGSLHGFLGRNGAGKTTTMKCIMGLLRRDKGRFSLFGEPYDPFRSFQLRRRIGYSPELPTFPAHLKGREVLEQYGRMRGLRKTEARYETSLLLRQLELTEAADQKAMTYSKGMKAKLGIAIAMLGDPELLILDEPTSGLDPVAISDLRKLLRGLVSGAEGGRTVLLSSHQMYEVQQLCTSVTIIDQGVTKAEGHLIQLMQQVKRSSAYRAEFARLDEPLVAAIRSLPDVSTVEPASGVSKTLRIQAKPNVDLRETLARLAVNQGTLLLSCEQETLAVEDVFLSFVQA
- a CDS encoding type II toxin-antitoxin system VapC family toxin, coding for MARQRAVVLDSFAWIEYFNGTSAGVKVQDFLHNGLAVTPAIVVAELSEKYRRLDREFGSKYDFVRARTSIVPLEEELARAAGELNFERKKRVKGWGMADSIILATARRSNSRIVTGDPHFKDLSEETIFL
- a CDS encoding class I SAM-dependent methyltransferase, producing MSSTDSSNVEPPLEWDDGVAAARKWRVQGEISGRATNEALIRLARIRPGGNVLDLASGSGSPALDIARVVGPTGHVTATDLSSKLLAVAKEKAVDEGLSNISFQEVDMENQQLPDETFDIVTCRFGIMYARNVQRALTEMRRVLKPNGRVALVAWGPSEGDPRKTIVLEVLMKYSKSSAPDPAISLPSSFSEPGKLSRALSQAGFKQVHQEARNISFPFRGSPEQAWEMVHDGAIFFRKTIKTLTPEQRKTAGQEISRAWSKYYDGHQVNFTAPVVFATGVR
- a CDS encoding sialidase family protein, with protein sequence MKAVSRTTVLIILALFSMQLLAYPPARASTYEKTNAGIVNIQTTFPVRGGAFDTSEECIRNAAYNNHHSESWIVIDPTDHNHLVGVSKFFSNPQYYLFHNGAMVSRDGGRSWKNTIIQGFDCRSAPRNGWSDTTDPVVAFDSNGALYSAVLAFNLKYNSTGDAANCCPAAEVSVVRSTDGGFHWNLANQGLPLAFFPTSDVTPDKQWIAVDSNPHSPFRDRVYVGWTVIDSLGNAEIWFSVSSDKGEHFTTPIIISSDTPDGPNNTFVFLGTGPDGTLYSSYSSFPDPNSSLTHVWVLSSRDGGVTFTSPRLAASFLALTTFVLPNTTFRDGLPDNFAVDPASGHLFVAMEVDGGKGLDVQLTESRDGGGSWSGPVSVNDASTVDDGTDQFQPTIAASPDGIVAVTFYDRRLQCPSGDPNILTADFGRANFCINTSIQFYKDGPRGLESLGSNVRVSHATWDPQNPGSTTRQLPRPGGPRGSETFIGDYFGLALAEGKAYVLFASNYDQGRNAGNNQQQFLGIVSVPDHSGSENDSTSGSVYPGDSLR